The nucleotide window ATTAGCTGTCGTTCAACACCTGTTGCTGCGTTCAACACCCCTAACCGACTCACATGGGTCATGGTCGTTTCGGTAAAGACAATCGTCTGGGCATCCACAACGCTAAAGTCCGTAATCGCCCGGTCGCCGCCCAACAATACTCGCGTGGATGCTGGATCCTGGTCTGATTGAACAACCAGTTGAACGCGGCCGTGCACATTCTCCAGAGTCAGTATCCGAGTTGGTGTTAACCACGCCACAAATTGGTTACTTAGCCGCTGTTGGCTATCAATTGCCAGCATGTTGCCAACTTCAACGTCTCGGGGCGTCGTCACATCAGTTAGTGCCGTCCCATCTAGCTTGACTGTCCAGACGTGACATTGGGACACGTTGGGTACGTGGTTATCCTGGCCCCACATCACGACGCGGTCGCCTGCAGCCGTCAGTTGTCCCTGACCAAAACTGCCCGCAGCCAGTTCCTGATTGAGCAGAACATCACCCGAGCCAGAAAATGGATGCCAATAGACGCCAGTACTAAAGTCATGTTCATCCAACGGTAATCGTTTTGTATCGTAAACCAGGCCCTGATCACTGGCTGCCGTCACGTTAAATGTTGCTGACCGTTCTAAGACTACTGATTGGTCACGATTAGCACAATTATAACGGATACACTGATACGTTAAACCTTGCGGTAATAAGCCACGACCATTTTCTTGATAACGTAAGAGGTCAACCACGTGGGCTTCTGGCCAGGTCGGCTGCTCGGTGGCACCAGTGGTCGTTTGAAAATACAACACATCTGCGTGGGCTTCCCACACCGGTTGCTGAACGTCAACATCCCCTCGCGTGACCTGTTCGGGGGCACCACCATCTAACGGTACCATGAAGAGCTGGGTATGTTCCCCCACTTTTCCAGTGAACGCCAAGTAGCGGTGACTGGGACTCAACGCCAGTTGCACGACCTGCACATCGACCGGACTCCAACGACGACGGTCACTCCCATCATTCAGGTCAACACTAAACACCGCTGCCCTGGACTTATTTTGTAGCTGGTCTAGTTGACTTTCAACAAAGTAGACTCGTTGCCCATCACTCACCAGCTGAGCCAGCGGGCGCAAGGCAAACAGGTCCTCTGGTTGCACGGCTAACGCCATCATAAGACCCCACTTTCCTCATTTTAAAGTACAAATGGTCTGGAGCAATTATTAATTTGACTTTAGCGAAGTTCCCGGTGATTGTCAATTCTTTAGAGTGAGGTACCTTGGGGGTAACCCGTCCTCAAAAATTTGACAATAAAAAAGGAACTGGAGAGTTCTCCAATCCCTTTATCAAACAAATTCATTCTTCTGTAGTAACCGCCAATGATTACGACTCGTGCTTCCGTTTAGCTAAACCCAGCCAGCCTAAGATGCTAAGCAACGTGACACCTAACGCTTGCCACCAGCCAATTTGCTCACTGGTCTGCGGTAACGTGACCTGTTTGCTAGTACTTGCCGCCTGCCGAGTGGAAGACACGGTCGTCGAAACGGTTCCCGTAGGCACCGATGCCACCATTGGCTTGACCGCTGCAACACCATTTTTTGGGTAGCGCCCAGTCGGCTTGACACTTGCTCGCCATTGCTGTGGTACCCGTTGCCCCAACCATTCAGTATCAATTGGCCGTCCCTTTTGATGATGCTGCCAGTCAGGAACGTAGAGCACTGGCGTAATCTTAGCAGCCTTGTGGTCGTCGATCACGATGGGTACCTGAACGGTTGGTTCATCAGTTATGTCACCCGCATTTGGTGTCCCGCTTGGGTCTACCGGTGTCGTGCCAGTATCTCCAGTCTGATCACCATCAATCGGTGTCGTTGGGGTCCCGGAATGATCCCCAGTATGACCAGTATCCCCACCAGGTGGTGTGGTTGGCTCGCCCTTAGTATCATCCTTCGACGTGTAGATGACACCTTCATTCGGCGTAATGGTCCCATCCGGATTGACCGTTGCCTCAATTGTCGACTTGTTGACCGTCCACCCGTCAATCACAGGTACCGTGACCTGGACGATTTTACCCACGAAGCCAGCAGCCTTAACCTTATCGGCGTGAATCTCGACCAACCACTCACCCATGCCTTCATCCTTCAAATTACTTGGAATATCAACATCAGCAATAACGTAACGGTTTAAAACCAAAGTCAGATTCTTCACACCGTACCGGCCGGTATCAGTACTATCGGTACTTAGACTGACGGTAAACGTGCCATCAATGAACCCAGCGGGCAAGGTCAGCGTATCCGTCGCCGCATCGTAGTTCAGCATCTGTTGCGTATCAGTGTCCGTAAAATTTAACCCAGCCAAGTCGAGATTGCTCAGGCCTAACCGTTTCATAATCGCTTCACGAACATGATAGACCGCTGTATTGGTTTGACCGTTGTTGGTCACCAGTGCGTACACCTTAACATCATCTAGGTCTCGTTGCCCGGCAAACGCGTAGTCTCCAATCGTATTGATCTTACCACTAGCATTGATTTCCTTGAGATTATTATAAGCAAACGAGTAATCCGCCAGACTGTTGACCGCGTCACCCAAGTCCAGCTTCGTTAGGTCGTTGTACGCAAAAGCATATTCCCCGACATCATGGAGCGTATCCGCCAACGTCAACGTTCCCTGCAACTGGTTGTTAGCAAACGCCTGATCATTGATTGTATCCAAACTGGCCCCGCCGGTTAAACCGGTCAATTGATTGTTGGCAAAGGCCGATTTCCCAATGCTCTTCAAAACATTGGAAAGGTTCAAGACACCACTTAACTCATTATTTACGAACGCATTGACTTCAATGGTCATCAGACCCGCCCCACCCAAGATTTGAGTCAAGTGGTTGTTGGCAAAGGCTGATTCCCCAATACTCGTCAACTGGTCCGAAAGGGTAAACGACCCGGTCAGATTGTTGTCCAAAAAAGCTTCCTTTTCAATCGTTCGTAGACTAACGCCACCCGTTAAACCAGTCAACTGATTGTTGGCGAACGCCTGCGTCCCAATATTTAAAATATTGGCCGGTAGATTGAGTGTACCTTTCAGTTGATTATCGGCAAAAGTTTTGCTGCCAATCCCGGTCAACTGATCATTCAAGGTGACCTCCGTTAATCGGTTGTCCCAAAAGGCTTCATCGCCGAGGTTAATCAGCTTGCTTGGTAAGGTAAGTGACTTTTCGATAAGGTTATGGGCAAACGCTGCCGTCCCAATTGAGGTCAGGTTATCGTTTAGCTGAACATCCGTCAACTGGTTATTGGTAAACGCCTGGTCACCAACGCTGGTGATGGTCGCTGGCAAGACCAACGTTCCTGTCAATTGGTTATTGGCGAAAACGCCGGTGTTCAGCATCGTTAAGCCGCTATCCAAGGTAACGCCCGTCAGCTGATTATTTTCAAAGGCCTGGACACCTAACAGCGTCAACGCATCTGGTAGCACCAGTTGTCCTTGAATTTGATTATTCTGAAAGGCACCACTACCGATTGAGACGACCTTCTGATTGAGAGCCAACTTCGTAATGGCATTGTTCTGAAAAGCATAATCCGCGATTCCCGTTACATTTTCGGGAATCGTCAAACTTGTAATGGCGTTATCGCTAAAAGCGTACGCATTGATGGCGCTCACTTGATTTAGATCAACTGTTGTCAGTTGATTATGAGCAAACGCACTTTCACCAACCGACCAAACACCATCTGGTAGTTTAATTGATTTCAACAGATTATTTTCAAAGGCGCCGGCTTCAATCCATTGCAGATTTTTGCCGAACGTTACAGCAGTCAGTCCCGCTCCGTTGAAAGCGTTAGTCCCAACTACCGTCACGGGCTTCCCTTGATAAAAGTCTGGAATCACTAAGCTGGCAGCGGTAGAGGCCGCCGCAGTCGCTGCGTCCTTATACCCCGTCAAAATGTACCCCGAACCAGCGTCGTTTAACTGATAAGCTAATTCAGATTGTGTCGTTGGTGTCGTTGGCGTGACTGCTGGTGCGGCTGTAACTGCCGTATCCAAGGGTGCTTCCTTAGTTGCTTCGGGAGCCGCCATCCGTGACCGGAAGTTCGAAGACGGTAACTTGCCAGACTGGTTTTCTGGTTGCACCGGATTAGTAGGCTGGTCCGTTTCTTTAGAAAGGTCTGAGCCTTTAGACAGACTCGAATCCTTATCTGGGACCTCGCCATTAACTGGCTGGTCCGTGTTATTCTCACCACTCTGTTGATTACCGGCTCCCGCCTGCTTATTTTCTGAAGAGCTAGCTGGCGTCGCTGGGGTGGCACTTGCTGCTTGATTGGCTGATGTAACTTGGGTTTGTGGCGTCGACTCTGAATCACCAGGTGCAGCGCTGTTAGCACTGGCAACAATTCCTGTCAGCATCATACCGGCACTTAGACCCACCATGGTTGCGCCGGCATATAACCATTTGCAACTTGAATAGCTGAAATGTTTTGTTGACCGCCATTTTTGTTCGTACATGTCTTTGCCACCTCTTCACAATAAACTCATTTTCTCATAACTTAATTTATCCCGTACTAACCACATATACATGTTAACACCTTGGGCCAGAAGCTCAATTGACCATGGGGGTAACGATTATGGCTATAATTAGCTAGTGCCCTTTTGCATCTAGACACGGCTGGAGACAGAAGAACGCTTACTGCAAGCCTGACACCTACAGTTAGAGGTCGAGTACTTACTTTTAGGGACAAAGATCCCCAATTGTCACAAAAAAAGTTTTTTTAATTTAGACACAAAAAAACCAGCCACACACAGTGACTGGTCTAAGTTGGGCTAGCTGGGTTCGAACCAGCGCATCACGGGATCAAAACCCGTTGCCTTACCACTTGGCTATAGCCCAATAATAAAAATGGTGGGGAGTGGATTCGAACCACCGAACCCGAAGGAGCGGATTTACAGTCCGCCGCGTTTAGCCAGACTTCGCTACCCCACCAAAAAATGAATCGTCGTAACGAATCAACTTCACTATCATACAAAATTCTGGATAAACCGTCAAGACTTTTCTGCATATTTTTTCATTTTAAGTCTAAAATTCTTAATCGTTGCTGCCACTCAGTCATGTAATCTGGCTGGGACCATTCATTAAACCGCTTGTTCCGATAGCCGACCGCTTGATCGTAATAAGTTGTTCCAGCAAGATGGCGCGGAGCAAAATGCCGATGGACGTGGCCAAATTGTGTGATTGCCACGTGATACTTGGTCAATAAGTCTCCTAACCGAGGACTGCCCAACAGCGCGTTGGCCATGTTCCAGAAACGATCATCATCGGTAATTTTGATGTAGTCACGGCGCGGAACAAAATGTGTTATGAATAATACCCGTTTGCCTGCTTGCTGTGCCGCCCATAACTGCTCTTCAACCTGAGCCAACACTTCATCCATTCGTTCGGGATCCGTCATCGGTTGAGTAATGGCAGCATCGACCCAGAACGCCCGTTTCCAGGTTAAAAAGTTCCTGTCAGTCAGATTGTCGGCAAATAGATAGTCATACCAGCCGTTATTACCAATTATCCGCCAGTTTGTCCCTGGTACGTCTAAATACCCACGATGAAGGTAAGTTGGCCCCTGAGGCGATTCTAAGCCCGCATACGAGATGTCATGGACCATATCATGATTGCCTGCAACAAATTTCACACGAGCCGGTGCTAATTGTCTCTGTAAGTCCTGAGTAAACGCTAACGACCGAGAAAAATGATTGGTGATATCACCTGCAATCAGATAAACGCCAACCTGTTGCTGCTGCAGATAAACTGCCTGCTGCCGAGCCACGGTATGCGCGTCTTGATGGTTGCTGTCTAAATGCAAGTCACTGATCATTGCTACGTGAACCACGGGAACTCACCTCTTTCCATAAAAAAAGTGCTACTCCGTATAAGAGTAGCACTTTCTGCTTTAAATAATGACTATTTAATCCCAGCCATCAAATTCTTAATTGGTTTAACCAAGGCAAACATAATTAATCCGGCAACGATGGCTACAATCGCCACGCCCAAGAAGTAGTTTCCTTCATTACCTGGCGTGTAAAACTTAACGATTTGTGAGTTCACAGCTTGCCCAGCGGCATCAGCCAAGAACCACATACTCATCATTTGAGATTGGAAAGCCTTAGGTGCTAACTTGGTCGTCACGGACAACCCAATTGGTGAAATCAGCAATTCAGCAATTTCAACAACTGCCCAGCTACCAACCAACCAGAGTGGGCTGATTCGAGCACCAGTCCCGAACATCGTGACTGGAATCACCATGATTAAGTAAGATGCCCCGGCAAATAACATACCAGTTGCAAACTTAGCTGGAGAACTTGGCTGCTTCTTACCCCAACGGTTCCACAAAGCAGCAAAGAATGGCGTGTAAATCAAGATAAACAGTGGGTTTAACATCTGATACCAAGCTGGCAAGATATGAATCCCCATAAAGTGGTTATTCGTTTGGTTCGCTGCGAACAGTGCCAACACGGATGACCCCTGTTCTTCAATTGCCCAGAAAATCATCGCGGCGATAAACAGGCCCAAGTAAGCCCAAACGTGCTTCCGTTCAGTCGGTGTAACTTTTTTACTAGTTAAGAAGATGACAAAGTAAACAACTGGTGCAGCAAGCGCGATAATCGACAACAGCAGCACAAAGTTATTTAAGTTCAATGAACCCAATAAGTACATCAGAACAACGATTAAGGCAAAAGCAACTAATCCGACGGAGCCCCGAACAGTCAGCTTCTTCATATCACCTGGTTCCAATGGGTCACTTGGGTACAAGCTATCCTTACTCAGATACTTGTTACCACCAAGCCAGTATTGAACCAGTCCAAGGAACATCCCGATAGCAGCTAATGAGAACCCAAGGTGGAAGTTGTACTTCAACCCGAGCCAACCAACTAACATTGGTGCCACTAACGACCCTAAATTGATCCCGAAGACAAAGATGGTAAAACCGGCGTCTCGACGGGTATCCCCTGCATCGTACAGCCCCCCAACCATTTCAGAAACGTTTGGCTTCAACAGCCCAGTCCCTAAGACAATCAATAGGATTGAAATAAACAAGGCAATGCTCCCAGCAGGAACGGACAACGCGATGTGCCCAAACATGATGAGAACCCCACCAATGAACACAGTCCGCCGACTACCCCAAACACGATCACTAAGGTACCCACCCAACACTGAGGATAAGTAAACCATTGACCCGTAAATGGACATCACTGAAGCAGCGGTCGTCTTGTCAAAGCCTAAACCACCTTTAGTAACAGAGTAATACATGTAGTAAATAAGGATGGCACGCATCCCATAGTAACTGAACCGTTCCCACATTTCTGTGAAGAACAAGGTTGATAACCCGCGAGGTTGGCCGAAGAATGTTCGGTCCTGGCTGGTTGATTCCGGTTTGTTATTCAAAACTATAATACCTCCATAGCATCTGCAAAAATGAATAATTTTATCATCCGTAACGCCAATCCAAAATCCCTTGACGGCGGTGTCTCATAGACCTCTAATAAAACATAGTAGTAATTATACTGCATGAAGTACCGTTACGCAACGACTTTCGCAACGGTACCCCCGCTAATTAGCGGCATGGCGCGAAAAAACAATGATGAAATTATTAGCCATCTCATGCAATCCTCTTATTTTTTATTCATCCTCCTTATCACATGATTATCAATTTAGTTATGAATAAACTTCCGCAAATAAAAAACGTGCGTTGGGTTTTAACCAACACACGTTTCTTCCATATAAATGTTAAGCAGGCATTGAAGCTAGGTCTAATTGCTTGCAAGCGAATTTAACCAGGGCCTGGCCATTCAACCAACCATAGATATCATTGGGAATCAAAGCCGTCGGTACTTGAGTATGGAGTGCTGCAGTTTCAACAAAATCAGCAGCTTGTGGGGCCAGCAAAACCAAGTCCTGTTCCGCCAGCATGTCAGCTGTCAAATCATCAACAGTGCTGGCCGTGAAGGCCAAAGACAAGTGACGGGTCTCGGCAACCCGTTTAGCTTCACCTAAAAACAGTCGACTTGAATTTTCTTTACCGGATAATAATAGAACATTCTTCATAATTAGTTCTCCCCTTCACGTTCTTCTTCATGAATTAAGAATAGCACTTTACTACCTATACCACAATAGAATAATAGGAAAATCAATATTTGTTTAGTCCACCTTATTTACCGGTGCTTCAAGGATTCCGTGCTCTATACCAATTAATTCAAATTGGATATACCAATTATAAGTGCTAACGCATTTACTTTCTTCCTAACACAGCCAAGTTAGGTGTCTAAACTGAGGATCAATAGCCGAATTTTAGCCACAAAAAAATCACCAGTCCTATGACTGATGATTATCTGATGCCGGCTGAGGAATTCGAATCCCCGACCCTCGGTTTACGATACCGATGCTCTACCAACTGAGCTAAGCCGGCATAACTCTGGCTAACTGGGTTAACCCGACTCCGGCAGGCGGGCTCGAACCGTCGACAACCTGATTAACAGTCAGGTGCTCTACCAACTGAGCTATGCCGGAATAATTGCGTAGCGACGTCCTATCCTCGCAGGGGGCGATCCCCCAACTACTATCAGCGTGCTGAAGCTTAACTTCCGTGTTCGGCATGGGAACGGGTGTATCCTTCAGGCTATCGCCACTACACTATGAAAGAACTTCTTCTCTCAAAACTAGATATTATTCAATTATTTCCTTTGAGAACACCAACTCTACTTGGTTAAGTCCTCGACCGATTAGTACTGGTCCGCTCCACGCCTCACGGCGCTGCTACTTCCAGCCTATCTACCTGATCATCTCTCAGGGGTCTTACTTCCATATAGGAATGGGAAATCTCATCTTGAGGCGAGTTTCACACTTAGATGCTTTCAGCGTTTATCTCATCCATACATAGCTACCCAGCGATGCGCCTGGCGGCACAACTGGTACACCAGAGGTATGTCCATCCCGGTCCTCTCGTACTAAGGACAGCTCCTCTCAAATTTCCTACGCCCGCGACGGATAGGGACCGAACTGTCTCACGACGTTCTGAACCCAGCTCGCGTACCGCTTTAATGGGCGAACAGCCCAACCCTTGGGACCGACTACAGCCCCAGGATGCGATGAGCCGACATCGAGGTGCCAAACCTCCCCGTCGATGTGGACTCTTGGGGGAGATAAGCCTGTTATCCCCAGGGTAGCTTTTATCCGTTGAGCGATGGCCCTTCCATACGGTACCACCGGATCACTAAGCCCGACTTTCGTCCCTGCTCGACCTGTCTGTCTCGCAGTCAAGCTCTCTTCTGCCTTTACACTCAGCGAATGATTTCCAACCATTCTGAGAGAACCTTTGGGCGCCTCCGTTACTTTTTAGGAGGCGACCGCCCCAGTCAAACTGCCTACCTGACACTGTCTCCCACCACGATTAGTGGTGCGGGTTAGAGTGTTCACACAGCGAGGGTCGTATCCCACCAGCGCCTCACTCGAAACTAGCGTTCCGAGTTCTACGGCTCCGACCTATCCTGTACAAGCTGTGTCAACACCCAATATCAAGCTACAGTAAAGCTCCATGGGGTCTTTCCGTCCTGTCGCGGGTAACCTGCATCTTCACAGGTAATATAATTTCACCGAGTCTCTCGTTGAGACAGTGCCCAGATCGTTACGCCTTTCGTGCGGGTCGGAACTTACCCGACAAGGAATTTCGCTACCTTAGGACCGTTATAGTTACGGCCGCCGTTTACTGGGGCTTCATTTCTGGGCTTCGCCGAAGCTAACTCATCCACTTAACCTTCCAGCACCGGGCAGGCGTCAGCCCCTATACGTCATCTTACGATTTTGCAGAAACCTGTGTTTTTGATAAACAGTCGCCTGGGCCTTTTCACTGCGGCTGCACTTGCGTGCAGCACCCCTTCTCCCGAAGTTACGGGGTCATTTTGCCGAGTTCCTTAACGAGAGTTCACTCGCTCACCTTAGGATACTCTCCTCGACTACCTGTGTCGGTTTGCGGTACGGGTAATTAATCACTAACTAGAAGCTTTTCTCGGCAGTGTGACATCTGGCACTTCCCTACTAAAATTCGGTCCTCGTCACGCCTTGTCCTTAGCGATAAGCATTTGACTCATCACCAGACTTGACGCTTGAACGCACATTTCCAATCGTGCGCATACCGTAGCCTACTGCGTCCCTCCATCGTTCAAACATGATTAACTAGTACAGGAATATCAACCTGTTATCCATCGCCTACGCTTCTCAGCCTCGGCTTAGGTCCCGACTAACCCTGGGAGGACGAGCCTTCCCCAGGAAACCTTAGTCATTCGGTGGATCAGATTCTCACTGATCTTTCGCTACTCATACCGGCATTCTCACTTCTAAGCGCTCCACTAGTCCTTGCGGTCTAGCTTCGTTGCCCTTAGAACGCTCTCCTATCACGCGACCTATTGGTCGCATCCATAATTTCGGTAACATGCTTAGCCCCGGTAAATTTTCGGCGCAGGATCACTCGGCTAGTGAGCTATTACGCACTCTTTAAATGGTGGCTGCTTCTGAGCCAACATCCTAGCTGTCTGTGCAACTCCACATCCTTTTCCACTCAGCATGTATTTAGGGACCTTAATTGATGGTCTGGGCTGTTCCCCTTTCGACGGTGGATCTTATCACTCATCGTCTGACTCCCGGATATAAATCAGTGGCATTCGGAGTTTATCTGAATTCAGTAACCCATGACGGGCCCCTAGTCCAAACAGTGGCTCTACCTCCACGATTCTTAACTCCGAGGCTAACCCTAAAGCTATTTCGGAGAGAACCAGCTATCTCCAAGTTCGTTTGGAATTTCACCGCTATCCACACCTCATCCCAGCATTTTTCAACATACACGGGTTCGGTCCTCCAGTGCGCTTTACCGCACCTTCAACCTGGACATGGATAGGTCACCTGGTTTCGGGTCTACGTCAACTTACTGCAACGCCCATTTCAGACTCGCTTTCGCTACGGCTCCGATCTTTACATCTTAACCTTGCAAATTAACGTAACTCGCCGGTTCATTCTACAAAAGGCACGCTATCACCCATTAACGGGCTCTAACTAATTGTAGGCACATGGTTTCAGGAACTATTTCACTCCGCTTCCGCGGTGCTTTTCACCTTTCCCTCACGGTACTGGTTCACTATCGGTCACTAGGGAGTATTTAGCCTTGGGAGATGGTCCTCCCGGATTCCGACCACGTTTCACGTGTGTGGCCGTACTCAGGATCCTGAACTGAGGGTCAACGATTTCATCTACGGGGGTATCACCCTCTATGCCGTGCCTTCCCAGACACTTCGATTATCATTGACTTTGGTAACTCAAATGTTCAGTCCTACAACCCCAACGAGCAAGCTCGTTGGTTTGGGCTGTTCCCCGTTCGCTCGCCGCTACTTAGGGAATCGATTTTTCTTTCTCTTCCTGTGGGTACTTAGATGTTTCAGTTCCCCACGTCTGCCTCAACTTAAGTATGTATTCCCTAAGTTGTAATAGTTGGTTAAAACTACTGGGTTTCCCCATTCGGAAATCTCCGGATCAAAGCTTACGTACAGCTCCCCGAAGCATATCGGTGTTAGTCCCGTCCTTCATCGGCTCCTAGTACCAAGGCATCCACCATGCGCCCTTCATAACTTAACCTAACGATTACTTCGTAATCGCTGATTAATTGAGTATTAGCGATATAAACTAATTAAAAGAACTCAAAATTACGCGGTGTTCTCGGTTTAATTATCTTTAATAAAAATAATTAATAAGAAAATAATTGAT belongs to Levilactobacillus yonginensis and includes:
- a CDS encoding peptide MFS transporter — protein: MNNKPESTSQDRTFFGQPRGLSTLFFTEMWERFSYYGMRAILIYYMYYSVTKGGLGFDKTTAASVMSIYGSMVYLSSVLGGYLSDRVWGSRRTVFIGGVLIMFGHIALSVPAGSIALFISILLIVLGTGLLKPNVSEMVGGLYDAGDTRRDAGFTIFVFGINLGSLVAPMLVGWLGLKYNFHLGFSLAAIGMFLGLVQYWLGGNKYLSKDSLYPSDPLEPGDMKKLTVRGSVGLVAFALIVVLMYLLGSLNLNNFVLLLSIIALAAPVVYFVIFLTSKKVTPTERKHVWAYLGLFIAAMIFWAIEEQGSSVLALFAANQTNNHFMGIHILPAWYQMLNPLFILIYTPFFAALWNRWGKKQPSSPAKFATGMLFAGASYLIMVIPVTMFGTGARISPLWLVGSWAVVEIAELLISPIGLSVTTKLAPKAFQSQMMSMWFLADAAGQAVNSQIVKFYTPGNEGNYFLGVAIVAIVAGLIMFALVKPIKNLMAGIK
- a CDS encoding metallophosphoesterase is translated as MISDLHLDSNHQDAHTVARQQAVYLQQQQVGVYLIAGDITNHFSRSLAFTQDLQRQLAPARVKFVAGNHDMVHDISYAGLESPQGPTYLHRGYLDVPGTNWRIIGNNGWYDYLFADNLTDRNFLTWKRAFWVDAAITQPMTDPERMDEVLAQVEEQLWAAQQAGKRVLFITHFVPRRDYIKITDDDRFWNMANALLGSPRLGDLLTKYHVAITQFGHVHRHFAPRHLAGTTYYDQAVGYRNKRFNEWSQPDYMTEWQQRLRILDLK
- a CDS encoding alpha/beta fold hydrolase produces the protein MMALAVQPEDLFALRPLAQLVSDGQRVYFVESQLDQLQNKSRAAVFSVDLNDGSDRRRWSPVDVQVVQLALSPSHRYLAFTGKVGEHTQLFMVPLDGGAPEQVTRGDVDVQQPVWEAHADVLYFQTTTGATEQPTWPEAHVVDLLRYQENGRGLLPQGLTYQCIRYNCANRDQSVVLERSATFNVTAASDQGLVYDTKRLPLDEHDFSTGVYWHPFSGSGDVLLNQELAAGSFGQGQLTAAGDRVVMWGQDNHVPNVSQCHVWTVKLDGTALTDVTTPRDVEVGNMLAIDSQQRLSNQFVAWLTPTRILTLENVHGRVQLVVQSDQDPASTRVLLGGDRAITDFSVVDAQTIVFTETTMTHVSRLGVLNAATGVERQLINPNATYEAKHALVDGQRFTFAGAEDWPIEGWYFPPVQETPTHPAVLYVHGGPQVDFGYGFYHELQYLAGQGYGVITINPRGGNSYGQDFETAVIGHYGEGDFEDLMLGVDAALALDSTIDERQLCVTGGSYGGFMTNWIETHSSRFAAAVTQRSISNWISFYGTSDIGYYFTPWELQQDMSDISALWRFSPLAYVKQATTPLLVLHGTDDLRCPATQGKEFYVGLKEAGVETQLVLYPESTHELSRSGLPNLRVDRLKRIQQWFQDHLLHEEES
- a CDS encoding cellobiose PTS IIC subunit — encoded protein: MKNVLLLSGKENSSRLFLGEAKRVAETRHLSLAFTASTVDDLTADMLAEQDLVLLAPQAADFVETAALHTQVPTALIPNDIYGWLNGQALVKFACKQLDLASMPA
- a CDS encoding leucine-rich repeat domain-containing protein, giving the protein MYEQKWRSTKHFSYSSCKWLYAGATMVGLSAGMMLTGIVASANSAAPGDSESTPQTQVTSANQAASATPATPASSSENKQAGAGNQQSGENNTDQPVNGEVPDKDSSLSKGSDLSKETDQPTNPVQPENQSGKLPSSNFRSRMAAPEATKEAPLDTAVTAAPAVTPTTPTTQSELAYQLNDAGSGYILTGYKDAATAAASTAASLVIPDFYQGKPVTVVGTNAFNGAGLTAVTFGKNLQWIEAGAFENNLLKSIKLPDGVWSVGESAFAHNQLTTVDLNQVSAINAYAFSDNAITSLTIPENVTGIADYAFQNNAITKLALNQKVVSIGSGAFQNNQIQGQLVLPDALTLLGVQAFENNQLTGVTLDSGLTMLNTGVFANNQLTGTLVLPATITSVGDQAFTNNQLTDVQLNDNLTSIGTAAFAHNLIEKSLTLPSKLINLGDEAFWDNRLTEVTLNDQLTGIGSKTFADNQLKGTLNLPANILNIGTQAFANNQLTGLTGGVSLRTIEKEAFLDNNLTGSFTLSDQLTSIGESAFANNHLTQILGGAGLMTIEVNAFVNNELSGVLNLSNVLKSIGKSAFANNQLTGLTGGASLDTINDQAFANNQLQGTLTLADTLHDVGEYAFAYNDLTKLDLGDAVNSLADYSFAYNNLKEINASGKINTIGDYAFAGQRDLDDVKVYALVTNNGQTNTAVYHVREAIMKRLGLSNLDLAGLNFTDTDTQQMLNYDAATDTLTLPAGFIDGTFTVSLSTDSTDTGRYGVKNLTLVLNRYVIADVDIPSNLKDEGMGEWLVEIHADKVKAAGFVGKIVQVTVPVIDGWTVNKSTIEATVNPDGTITPNEGVIYTSKDDTKGEPTTPPGGDTGHTGDHSGTPTTPIDGDQTGDTGTTPVDPSGTPNAGDITDEPTVQVPIVIDDHKAAKITPVLYVPDWQHHQKGRPIDTEWLGQRVPQQWRASVKPTGRYPKNGVAAVKPMVASVPTGTVSTTVSSTRQAASTSKQVTLPQTSEQIGWWQALGVTLLSILGWLGLAKRKHES